In the Streptomyces sp. f51 genome, one interval contains:
- a CDS encoding aminotransferase class V-fold PLP-dependent enzyme, which translates to METFETLVRAEFAPENTFLNTASSGLLPARTVAALHGAVALRAAGRPLDPLFEDVELARASFARLAGVPAARVAAGPSVAAQSALVATGLAPGAEVLTAEDDFTSVLNPFHVRGDLKVRAVPLERLAESVRPGTALVAVSAAQSADGRIADLPALREAARAHGARTYVDFSQSAGWLPFDAAAYDFTVCTTFKWLLGPHGAAFLVVPEDFGGLTPLLAGWVAAEEPWNSCYGPVQELAHSARRFDVSPALFTYTGVRHSLALIEELGVDAVHAHDLALADRFRTGLGALGHEPLPAPGSAIVSVPGLGHRQGELSRAGIEVSNRAGNLRASFHLYNTPADVDRLLDVLAG; encoded by the coding sequence ATGGAGACCTTCGAGACCCTCGTCCGTGCCGAGTTCGCCCCGGAGAACACCTTCCTGAACACGGCCAGCAGCGGTCTGCTGCCGGCCCGTACCGTCGCGGCCCTGCACGGGGCGGTGGCGCTGCGGGCCGCGGGCAGGCCCCTCGACCCGCTCTTCGAGGACGTGGAGCTGGCCCGCGCCTCCTTCGCCCGGCTGGCCGGGGTCCCGGCCGCCCGGGTCGCCGCCGGTCCCTCCGTCGCGGCCCAGAGCGCGCTCGTCGCGACCGGCCTGGCCCCGGGCGCCGAAGTCCTCACCGCCGAGGACGACTTCACCTCCGTCCTGAACCCGTTCCACGTCCGCGGCGACCTGAAGGTGCGCGCCGTACCGCTGGAACGGCTCGCCGAGTCCGTGCGGCCCGGCACGGCGCTCGTCGCGGTCAGCGCCGCGCAGTCCGCCGACGGGCGGATCGCCGACCTGCCCGCGCTGCGCGAGGCCGCCCGCGCCCACGGGGCGCGGACCTACGTCGACTTCTCGCAGTCGGCGGGCTGGCTCCCGTTCGACGCAGCCGCCTACGACTTCACGGTGTGCACCACCTTCAAGTGGCTGCTCGGCCCGCACGGCGCGGCCTTTCTCGTCGTGCCCGAGGACTTCGGCGGACTCACCCCGCTGCTCGCGGGCTGGGTCGCCGCAGAGGAGCCCTGGAACAGCTGCTACGGCCCCGTGCAGGAACTCGCCCACTCCGCACGCCGGTTCGACGTGAGCCCCGCCCTGTTCACCTACACCGGGGTGCGCCACTCCCTCGCGCTCATCGAGGAACTGGGCGTGGACGCCGTGCACGCGCACGATCTCGCGCTGGCCGACCGGTTCCGTACGGGGCTGGGCGCGCTGGGCCACGAGCCGCTGCCCGCACCCGGCTCCGCCATCGTCTCGGTGCCCGGACTCGGCCACCGCCAGGGCGAGTTGAGCCGGGCCGGGATCGAGGTGTCGAACCGCGCGGGCAATCTGCGGGCCTCGTTCCACC
- a CDS encoding DsbA family oxidoreductase, whose translation MRVEIWSDIACPWCYVGKARFEKALDAFPHRDEVEVVHRSFELDPGRAKGDIQPVITMLTKKYGMSAAQAQAGEENLGTQAAAEGLDYRTRDRDHGNTFDMHRLLHLAKARGRQDELIGLFYKANFAEERTVFGDDERLVELAVAAGLDADEARAVLADPAAYADDVRADEREAAELGANGVPFFVLDRTYGVSGAQPAEVFVQALTQAWGERPGLTLIQDETADAEVCGPDGCAVPQN comes from the coding sequence ATGCGCGTCGAGATCTGGTCCGACATCGCCTGCCCGTGGTGCTACGTCGGAAAGGCCCGCTTCGAGAAGGCGCTCGACGCCTTCCCGCACCGTGACGAGGTCGAGGTCGTGCACCGCTCGTTCGAGCTGGACCCCGGCCGTGCCAAGGGCGACATCCAGCCGGTGATCACGATGCTCACCAAGAAGTACGGCATGAGCGCGGCGCAGGCGCAGGCGGGCGAGGAGAACCTCGGCACCCAGGCCGCCGCCGAGGGCCTCGACTACCGCACCCGGGACCGCGACCACGGCAACACCTTCGACATGCACCGCCTGCTGCACCTCGCCAAGGCGCGGGGCCGCCAGGACGAGCTAATCGGCCTCTTCTACAAGGCCAACTTCGCCGAGGAGCGGACCGTCTTCGGCGACGACGAGCGGCTCGTGGAGCTTGCCGTCGCCGCCGGGCTCGACGCCGACGAGGCCCGCGCGGTGCTGGCCGACCCGGCCGCGTACGCCGACGACGTCCGCGCCGACGAGCGCGAGGCGGCCGAACTGGGCGCGAACGGCGTCCCCTTCTTCGTCCTGGACCGCACCTACGGTGTCTCCGGCGCCCAGCCCGCCGAGGTCTTCGTCCAGGCACTGACCCAGGCCTGGGGCGAGCGTCCCGGGCTCACGCTCATCCAGGACGAGACCGCCGACGCCGAGGTCTGTGGTCCGGACGGCTGCGCCGTCCCGCAGAACTGA
- a CDS encoding helix-turn-helix domain-containing protein produces the protein MSERLAPHRVTVIAPSPVALFNLAMPEMLFDKVRVDGRPGYEVVVCTAEPGPVPTTGGLDLYVPHGLEAVSEADTVVVAGTGAPFEPDPRIVAVLREAAAAGKRIASICTGAFQLAEAGLLQGRRATTYWAHAGAMRRRYPQVELRGDVLYVQDGPYLTSSGYAAGIDLCLHIIRTDYGAAVANEVARLALVAPVRPGGQTQFTQTPLPPERGNACADTRGWAMRNLDKPLTLTDLARHAGVSVRTLTRRFHAESGVSPLQWLLHQRVERAKELLETTTLPMDQVAAACGLGTADSLRAHVVRRTGLTPSAYRAQFSRHATATGAGTGPATRAGTGPATRAGTVSAAVTSSVA, from the coding sequence ATGTCCGAGCGGCTCGCCCCCCACCGCGTCACCGTCATCGCCCCTTCCCCCGTGGCGCTGTTCAACCTCGCGATGCCGGAGATGCTGTTCGACAAGGTCCGGGTGGACGGCCGTCCCGGCTACGAGGTGGTCGTCTGCACGGCCGAGCCGGGACCCGTGCCCACGACCGGCGGACTCGACCTGTACGTCCCGCACGGGCTGGAGGCCGTGAGCGAGGCGGACACGGTGGTCGTCGCGGGCACCGGGGCGCCCTTCGAGCCCGACCCGAGGATCGTGGCGGTCCTCCGCGAGGCGGCCGCCGCGGGCAAACGCATCGCGTCCATCTGCACCGGCGCCTTCCAGCTCGCCGAGGCGGGCCTGCTCCAGGGCCGCAGGGCCACCACGTACTGGGCCCACGCCGGGGCGATGCGCCGGCGCTACCCGCAGGTCGAGCTGCGCGGCGACGTGCTGTACGTCCAGGACGGCCCGTACCTCACGTCGTCCGGCTACGCCGCGGGCATCGACCTGTGCCTGCACATCATCCGCACCGACTACGGCGCCGCCGTCGCCAACGAGGTCGCGCGCCTGGCCCTGGTCGCCCCGGTACGGCCCGGCGGCCAGACCCAGTTCACCCAGACCCCGCTGCCCCCCGAGCGCGGCAACGCCTGCGCCGACACCCGCGGCTGGGCCATGCGCAACCTCGACAAGCCGCTCACCCTGACCGACCTGGCCCGGCACGCGGGCGTCAGCGTGCGCACCCTCACCCGCCGGTTCCACGCCGAGAGCGGGGTCAGCCCCCTCCAGTGGCTGCTCCACCAGCGCGTGGAGCGGGCCAAGGAACTCCTGGAGACCACCACCCTGCCGATGGACCAGGTGGCCGCTGCCTGCGGACTGGGCACGGCCGACTCGCTGCGCGCCCACGTGGTCCGCCGCACCGGTCTCACCCCGAGCGCCTACCGGGCCCAGTTCAGCCGGCACGCGACCGCGACCGGAGCCGGGACGGGACCGGCGACCCGAGCCGGGACGGGACCGGCGACCCGAGCCGGAACCGTGAGCGCGGCCGTGACGTCCTCCGTCGCATGA
- a CDS encoding MFS transporter: protein MSRTLEPALARGESGSGKPSSALTLTAALLGFGLTCLDASVVNVALPTIGSSFGAGMSGLQWVVDAYTLAFAALMLSTGAFSDRAGASRAYALGTAVFTLASVACGLAPGLPALVGARVVQGVAAAVVLPASLALVRQAYPEPARRARAVAAWAAGGSLAVALGPVAGGALTTAWNWRGIFFVNVPVGAVILLLLLRAPRSRPRPAPLDLPGQLTAVVALAALAFAVIEGGTAGLAAVAVAVVAGAAFLWIEARQAHPVVPLGLFRDRTVATAVAAGSAVSVAFYSMVFVFSLFFQQVQHHSALYAGLLFLPMTSLIAVTNVVAGKLTGRYGPRLPMLVGQPVAAAGLLVLLCVDAGTPPVLVALLLIPLALGCALTVPPLTAAMMDAVPAERAGLAAGVLNAARQVSGGMGIAVFGALVADGFETGMRLSLVTGAALLTVTSALSFRLSGRSASRA, encoded by the coding sequence ATGTCCAGGACCCTCGAACCCGCCCTCGCCCGGGGGGAGTCGGGGTCCGGGAAGCCCTCCTCCGCGCTCACCCTCACCGCCGCGCTGCTCGGCTTCGGGCTGACCTGTCTCGACGCCTCCGTGGTGAACGTGGCCCTGCCGACGATCGGCTCCTCGTTCGGCGCCGGGATGTCCGGCCTCCAGTGGGTCGTGGACGCCTACACCCTGGCCTTCGCCGCGCTGATGCTGTCCACCGGCGCCTTCTCGGACCGGGCCGGGGCGAGCCGGGCGTACGCGCTGGGCACCGCGGTGTTCACGCTCGCCTCGGTGGCCTGCGGACTGGCCCCGGGCCTGCCGGCCCTGGTCGGCGCCCGGGTGGTGCAGGGGGTCGCGGCGGCGGTCGTGCTCCCGGCCTCGCTGGCACTGGTGCGCCAGGCGTACCCGGAGCCGGCGCGGCGGGCCCGGGCGGTGGCCGCCTGGGCGGCGGGCGGATCCCTCGCGGTCGCGCTCGGTCCGGTGGCCGGCGGCGCGCTGACCACGGCCTGGAACTGGCGCGGCATCTTCTTCGTCAACGTGCCGGTGGGGGCGGTGATCCTGCTGCTGCTCCTGCGGGCGCCCCGCTCGCGGCCCCGCCCGGCCCCGCTGGACCTGCCGGGACAGCTGACGGCGGTGGTGGCCCTCGCGGCACTGGCCTTCGCGGTGATCGAGGGCGGGACGGCGGGCCTGGCCGCGGTGGCGGTGGCCGTGGTCGCGGGCGCCGCGTTCCTGTGGATCGAGGCGCGCCAGGCGCACCCGGTGGTGCCGCTCGGCCTGTTCCGCGACCGGACCGTGGCCACCGCGGTCGCCGCCGGCTCGGCGGTGAGCGTGGCCTTCTACAGCATGGTGTTCGTCTTCTCGCTCTTCTTCCAGCAGGTCCAGCACCACTCCGCGCTGTACGCCGGGCTGCTGTTCCTGCCGATGACGAGCCTGATCGCGGTGACGAACGTGGTGGCCGGCAAGCTCACCGGGCGCTACGGGCCCCGGCTGCCGATGCTGGTGGGACAGCCGGTGGCCGCCGCCGGGCTGCTGGTCCTCCTGTGCGTCGACGCGGGCACGCCCCCGGTGCTGGTGGCCCTCCTGCTGATCCCGCTGGCGCTGGGATGCGCCCTGACGGTGCCGCCGCTCACCGCCGCGATGATGGATGCCGTGCCCGCCGAGCGCGCGGGGCTGGCGGCCGGGGTGCTCAACGCGGCCCGTCAGGTGTCCGGAGGCATGGGCATCGCGGTGTTCGGGGCGCTGGTCGCGGACGGTTTCGAGACGGGCATGCGGCTGAGCCTGGTCACCGGCGCGGCCCTGCTGACGGTGACGTCCGCCCTCAGCTTCCGTCTCTCAGGTCGCTCGGCCAGTCGGGCCTGA
- a CDS encoding DUF1349 domain-containing protein: MDVTLPELPFSFRTYGPDGHWSYEDGVLTGWAGPRQDRFVPPTGEGLDPASDAPRLLGSPEGDFQLIARVTVGFGAAFDAGVLYVHVGERAWAKLCLENSPDVPTVCTVVTREHSDDANSFSVDGSSVWLRVSRTGRAFAFHASRDGERWTFVRLFTLGGEKETGAALVGFMTQSPMGEGCVVTYDHIEFRPDWPSDLRDGS; this comes from the coding sequence ATGGACGTCACACTCCCCGAACTCCCCTTCTCCTTCCGCACCTACGGACCCGACGGGCACTGGTCGTACGAGGACGGTGTGCTCACCGGGTGGGCCGGACCCCGGCAGGACCGCTTCGTGCCGCCCACCGGCGAGGGACTCGACCCGGCCTCCGACGCGCCCCGGCTGCTCGGCTCTCCGGAGGGGGACTTCCAGCTGATCGCCCGCGTGACGGTGGGCTTCGGGGCGGCCTTCGACGCGGGCGTGCTCTACGTCCACGTCGGGGAGCGGGCCTGGGCCAAGCTGTGCCTGGAGAACTCCCCGGACGTGCCCACCGTCTGCACGGTCGTCACCCGGGAGCACTCCGACGACGCCAACTCCTTCAGCGTGGACGGCAGTTCCGTCTGGCTGCGGGTCAGCCGCACCGGCCGCGCCTTCGCCTTCCACGCCTCACGCGACGGCGAGCGCTGGACCTTCGTCCGCCTGTTCACCCTGGGCGGCGAGAAGGAGACCGGGGCGGCGCTGGTGGGCTTCATGACCCAGTCGCCGATGGGGGAGGGCTGTGTGGTGACCTACGACCACATCGAGTTCAGGCCCGACTGGCCGAGCGACCTGAGAGACGGAAGCTGA
- a CDS encoding aldehyde dehydrogenase (NADP(+)): MAAAPVWSVDPRTGKQREQVAVEATDQEVDEAVRAAHAARPALADRAVRAAFLRTAADLLEGARDLLVEAADAETALGPVRLTGELARTCYQLRAFAGIVDEGAFLDVVIDHPDGTATPPIPDLRRHKVPLGVVAVYAASNFPFAFSVPGGDTASALAAGCPVVVKAHPDHPALSELVAAVLRRAAARHGIPEGVLGLVHGFAAGVELVRHPLVTAAGFTGSVRGGRALFDAAAARPVPIPFHGELGSLNPVVVTEAAAAERAEEIGTGLAGSMTLGVGQFCVKPGLVLAPAGAAGDRLLKSLTDAVSDTAAGVLLDHRMRDNFVAGVAERAALPDVQAPVTPGAASEHTVSPGFLTVPASRLATEGEHDLLLEECFGPLTVVARYEDESEAGAVLSRLPGNLTATVQLSAEEAAGEGRGAELLAELTSLAGRVLVNGWPTGVAVAPAQHHGGPYPATTSTSTSVGGSAIERWMRPVAYQGVPEALLPPELRDDNPLGLPRRYDGRLER, encoded by the coding sequence GTGGCAGCAGCACCAGTCTGGAGTGTCGACCCCCGTACCGGGAAGCAGCGGGAACAGGTTGCGGTGGAGGCCACAGACCAAGAGGTGGACGAGGCCGTCCGGGCGGCGCACGCCGCGCGGCCCGCGCTCGCCGACCGCGCCGTCCGCGCCGCGTTCCTGCGCACCGCCGCCGACCTGCTCGAAGGCGCCAGAGACCTGCTCGTCGAGGCCGCCGACGCGGAGACCGCGCTCGGCCCGGTCCGGCTCACCGGCGAACTCGCCCGCACCTGCTACCAGTTGCGCGCGTTCGCCGGAATCGTGGACGAGGGCGCCTTCCTCGACGTCGTGATCGACCACCCGGACGGCACGGCCACCCCGCCGATCCCCGACCTGCGCCGCCACAAGGTGCCGCTCGGCGTGGTCGCCGTCTACGCGGCCTCGAACTTCCCCTTCGCCTTCTCGGTGCCCGGCGGCGACACGGCGAGCGCGCTGGCCGCGGGCTGCCCGGTCGTCGTCAAGGCCCACCCCGACCACCCGGCCCTGTCCGAGCTGGTCGCGGCCGTCCTGCGCCGCGCGGCCGCCCGGCACGGCATCCCCGAGGGCGTCCTCGGCCTGGTGCACGGCTTCGCGGCCGGCGTCGAGCTGGTCAGGCACCCGCTGGTCACGGCGGCCGGCTTCACCGGCTCCGTCCGCGGCGGGCGCGCGCTGTTCGACGCGGCCGCCGCACGGCCGGTGCCGATCCCCTTCCACGGTGAGCTGGGCTCCCTCAACCCCGTGGTCGTCACCGAGGCGGCCGCCGCGGAGCGCGCCGAGGAGATCGGCACGGGACTCGCCGGCTCGATGACCCTGGGCGTCGGCCAGTTCTGCGTGAAGCCGGGCCTGGTGCTCGCCCCGGCCGGCGCCGCGGGCGACCGGCTGCTGAAGTCCCTGACCGACGCGGTGAGCGACACCGCCGCCGGGGTCCTGCTCGACCACCGCATGCGTGACAACTTCGTCGCCGGGGTCGCCGAGCGCGCCGCGCTCCCGGACGTCCAGGCCCCGGTCACCCCGGGCGCCGCGAGCGAGCACACGGTGAGCCCCGGCTTCCTGACCGTGCCCGCGAGCAGGCTCGCCACCGAGGGCGAGCACGATCTGCTCCTGGAGGAGTGCTTCGGGCCGCTCACCGTCGTGGCGCGCTACGAGGACGAGTCCGAGGCGGGCGCGGTGCTCTCCCGGCTCCCCGGCAACCTCACGGCCACCGTGCAGCTGTCCGCCGAGGAGGCCGCCGGCGAGGGGCGCGGCGCGGAGCTCCTCGCCGAACTCACCTCCCTGGCGGGCCGGGTCCTGGTGAACGGCTGGCCGACCGGTGTCGCCGTCGCTCCGGCCCAGCACCACGGAGGGCCGTACCCCGCGACGACCTCGACGTCCACCTCGGTCGGCGGCAGCGCCATCGAGCGCTGGATGCGGCCGGTCGCCTACCAGGGCGTGCCCGAGGCCCTGCTGCCGCCCGAGCTGCGCGACGACAACCCGCTGGGGCTGCCCCGCCGTTACGACGGACGCCTGGAGCGCTAG
- a CDS encoding IclR family transcriptional regulator, producing the protein MSAGETSGGAQVKSAVRTVELLEYFAGRPGMHSLASVQEAVGYPKSSLYMLLRTLVELGWVETDATGTRYGIGVRALLVGTSYIDGDEVVAAARPTLDRLSDDTTETIHLARLDGTNVVYLATRQSQHYLRPFTRVGRRLPAHSTSLGKALLATYGDEQVRKMLPETLPALTEHTITDREKLIEELHQVREQGFAVDREENTLGLRCFGVAIPYRTPSRDAISCSVPVARLTPAHEQMVKDALFDARDRLTLATRRL; encoded by the coding sequence ATGTCGGCAGGCGAGACAAGCGGCGGGGCGCAGGTCAAGTCCGCGGTGCGGACCGTTGAATTGCTGGAGTACTTCGCCGGCCGGCCCGGAATGCACTCCCTCGCCTCGGTCCAGGAGGCCGTCGGATATCCCAAGTCCAGCCTGTACATGCTGCTGCGCACGCTCGTGGAGCTCGGCTGGGTCGAGACGGACGCGACGGGCACGCGGTACGGCATCGGCGTACGGGCCCTGCTGGTCGGCACCTCGTACATCGACGGCGACGAGGTGGTCGCCGCGGCCCGCCCCACCCTGGACCGCCTCTCCGACGACACCACCGAGACGATCCACCTCGCGCGCCTGGACGGCACGAACGTCGTCTATCTGGCCACCCGGCAGTCGCAGCACTATCTGCGCCCCTTCACCCGGGTCGGCCGCCGCCTCCCCGCCCACTCCACCTCGCTCGGCAAGGCGCTGCTCGCCACGTACGGCGACGAGCAGGTCCGCAAGATGCTGCCGGAGACGCTCCCCGCGCTGACCGAGCACACGATCACCGACCGGGAGAAGCTCATCGAGGAGCTGCACCAGGTGCGGGAGCAGGGCTTCGCGGTGGACCGCGAGGAGAACACGCTGGGCCTGCGCTGCTTCGGCGTGGCGATCCCGTACCGCACGCCCTCCCGTGACGCGATCAGCTGCTCGGTGCCTGTGGCCCGGCTCACCCCGGCGCACGAGCAGATGGTCAAGGACGCCCTGTTCGACGCCCGCGACCGGCTCACCCTGGCCACCCGCAGGCTCTGA
- a CDS encoding penicillin-binding transpeptidase domain-containing protein produces the protein MNKTIRRAAVFTLLLVLSLLVRATWVQFYDGQALADDKDNRRNAIALYANPLGNIIVGGEAITGSAQTTGGDLKYKRTYKDGSLYAAVTGYSSQVYGATLLEGVYQKLLDGSDNTLKNPLDTLTGKRADPGDVVTTIDPAVQKAGYAALGNNKGAAVAIDPKTGKILAVVSTPSYDPASISAGNSSVWTGLTKNPDKPLVNRALRQPLPPGSTFKLVVAAAALEDGLYPNVDKKTDSPDPYTLPGTTTPLSNENRSAPCKDASIRVALQYSCNNVFGKMAVDLGQDKVRAMAEKFGFNDTKQDVPVRAFASVYPTGMDRSSTALTGIGQYDVTATPLQMAMVSAAIANGGKLVSPHMVSQTSDSSGDVLKNYDDSAGTKEIVSSGTAAQLRSAMQTVVEKGTGTNALIPGATVGGKTGTAQHGEKNSKTPYAWFTSFAKSDATGKEVAVAVMVEQSDAARSEVSGNGLAAPVAKAMMRAALKN, from the coding sequence ATGAACAAGACGATCAGGCGTGCCGCCGTCTTCACTCTGCTGCTCGTGCTCTCTCTGCTGGTGAGGGCGACCTGGGTGCAGTTCTACGACGGGCAGGCACTCGCGGACGACAAGGACAACCGGCGGAACGCGATAGCGCTGTACGCGAACCCGCTCGGGAACATCATCGTGGGCGGTGAGGCGATCACCGGCTCCGCGCAGACGACAGGGGGCGACCTCAAGTACAAGCGCACGTACAAGGACGGCAGCCTGTACGCGGCGGTCACCGGCTACAGCTCGCAGGTCTACGGTGCGACGCTGCTGGAGGGCGTCTACCAAAAGCTGCTGGACGGCTCGGACAACACGCTGAAGAACCCGCTGGACACGCTCACCGGCAAGCGCGCCGATCCAGGTGACGTGGTCACGACGATCGACCCGGCCGTGCAGAAGGCCGGATACGCGGCGCTCGGGAACAACAAGGGCGCGGCCGTCGCGATCGACCCGAAGACCGGCAAGATCCTCGCGGTCGTGTCGACACCGTCGTACGACCCCGCCTCGATCAGCGCGGGCAACAGCAGTGTCTGGACCGGGCTGACCAAGAACCCGGACAAGCCGCTGGTCAACCGCGCGCTGCGGCAGCCGCTGCCGCCGGGCTCGACGTTCAAGCTGGTCGTCGCGGCCGCCGCGCTGGAGGATGGCCTCTACCCGAACGTGGACAAGAAGACGGACAGCCCCGACCCGTACACCCTGCCGGGCACGACGACCCCCCTGAGCAACGAGAACAGGTCCGCGCCCTGCAAGGACGCCTCGATCCGGGTCGCCCTCCAGTACTCCTGCAACAACGTCTTCGGCAAGATGGCCGTCGACCTGGGCCAGGACAAGGTCAGGGCGATGGCGGAGAAGTTCGGGTTCAACGACACGAAGCAGGACGTGCCGGTGCGGGCGTTCGCCAGTGTGTACCCCACGGGCATGGACAGGTCGTCCACCGCGCTGACGGGCATCGGTCAGTACGACGTCACCGCCACCCCGCTCCAGATGGCCATGGTGTCCGCCGCGATCGCCAACGGCGGCAAGCTGGTCTCGCCGCACATGGTGTCGCAGACCAGTGACTCCAGCGGCGATGTGCTGAAGAACTACGACGACAGCGCGGGGACCAAGGAGATCGTGAGCTCGGGGACCGCCGCTCAGCTCCGCTCCGCGATGCAGACGGTCGTGGAGAAGGGTACGGGCACCAACGCCCTGATCCCCGGCGCGACCGTGGGCGGCAAGACCGGCACGGCCCAGCACGGCGAGAAGAACAGCAAGACGCCGTACGCCTGGTTCACGTCGTTCGCGAAGTCCGACGCGACCGGCAAGGAGGTCGCCGTCGCGGTCATGGTCGAGCAGTCGGACGCGGCACGCTCCGAGGTCAGCGGCAACGGCCTCGCGGCGCCGGTCGCCAAGGCGATGATGCGGGCGGCGCTGAAGAACTGA
- a CDS encoding NCS2 family permease has product MSEAQKVDNRPSAAPPAAGGVDGFFKISARGSTIGREIRGGFATFFTMAYILVLNPIILGSAKDKFGHTLDTGQLVTATALVACVMTVIMGIGGNLPLAIAAGLGLNAVVAFQLAPLMSWDDAMGLVVLEGVLICVLVLTGLREAIMNAIPQQLKQAIGVGIGLFIAFIGFVDAGFVSRIPDIANTTVPVQLGAVGRLTGWPVLVFCLGVLLTIALLARKVKGAILISIVTMTVVAIVVNSVADIKSWGLTTPKVPDKIVDTPDFGLLGHFSLFGGFAEAGVLTAVLLIFTLVLSDFFDAMGTIVGISAEAGLLDEQGQVPGIGRVLFIDGAAAVAGGLGSASSNTAYIESAAGVGEGARTGFANLITGGLFGLALFLTPLLTIVPLQAAAPALIAVGFLMMTHVKHIDWDKYEIAIPAFLTIVAMPFTYSITDGIGAGFLAYVVIKTVLGKAKEVNWLLWAVSALFLVYFAIDPVEQLLGVK; this is encoded by the coding sequence ATGTCCGAAGCTCAAAAGGTCGACAACCGGCCAAGTGCCGCACCACCGGCGGCAGGTGGGGTCGACGGGTTCTTCAAGATATCCGCCAGAGGTTCCACCATCGGCCGTGAGATACGCGGCGGATTCGCCACGTTCTTCACCATGGCGTACATCCTCGTCCTGAACCCCATCATCCTCGGCAGTGCCAAGGACAAGTTCGGGCACACGCTCGACACCGGCCAACTGGTCACCGCCACCGCGCTGGTGGCGTGCGTGATGACCGTCATCATGGGCATCGGCGGCAACCTCCCGCTCGCCATCGCCGCGGGCCTCGGCCTCAACGCCGTCGTGGCCTTCCAGCTCGCGCCACTGATGAGCTGGGACGACGCGATGGGCCTGGTCGTCCTCGAAGGCGTCCTGATCTGCGTCCTGGTGCTCACCGGCCTCCGGGAAGCGATCATGAACGCGATCCCGCAGCAGCTCAAGCAGGCGATCGGCGTCGGCATCGGACTGTTCATCGCCTTCATCGGCTTCGTGGACGCCGGGTTCGTCAGCCGCATCCCGGACATCGCGAACACCACCGTGCCCGTCCAGCTCGGCGCCGTCGGCCGGCTCACCGGCTGGCCCGTCCTCGTCTTCTGTCTCGGCGTCCTGCTGACCATCGCGCTGCTCGCCCGCAAGGTGAAGGGCGCGATCCTCATCAGCATCGTCACCATGACGGTGGTGGCGATCGTCGTGAACTCCGTCGCCGACATCAAGAGCTGGGGCCTGACCACCCCCAAGGTCCCGGACAAGATCGTCGACACTCCGGACTTCGGGCTCCTCGGTCACTTCAGCCTGTTCGGCGGCTTCGCCGAGGCCGGTGTGCTCACCGCGGTCCTGCTGATCTTCACCCTGGTCCTGTCGGACTTCTTCGACGCCATGGGCACCATCGTCGGGATCAGCGCCGAGGCCGGGCTGCTCGACGAGCAGGGGCAGGTCCCGGGCATCGGCCGGGTGCTGTTCATCGACGGCGCCGCCGCCGTCGCGGGCGGTCTGGGCTCCGCCTCCTCCAACACCGCCTACATCGAGTCCGCGGCCGGCGTCGGCGAGGGCGCCCGCACCGGCTTCGCCAACCTGATCACCGGCGGCCTCTTCGGTCTGGCCCTCTTCCTCACCCCGCTGCTGACCATCGTCCCGCTCCAGGCCGCGGCGCCCGCGCTGATCGCGGTCGGGTTCCTGATGATGACCCACGTCAAGCACATCGACTGGGACAAGTACGAGATCGCGATCCCGGCGTTCCTGACCATCGTCGCGATGCCCTTCACCTACTCCATCACCGACGGCATCGGCGCCGGGTTCCTCGCCTACGTCGTCATCAAGACGGTGCTCGGCAAGGCGAAGGAGGTCAACTGGCTGCTGTGGGCCGTCTCGGCGCTGTTCCTGGTGTACTTCGCGATCGACCCGGTGGAGCAGCTGCTCGGCGTGAAGTGA